The Salvia miltiorrhiza cultivar Shanhuang (shh) chromosome 2, IMPLAD_Smil_shh, whole genome shotgun sequence DNA window AAAGACGCTCTTTTTCCAGGTAAAGAATTGCCGGAATTTAATTCGGAAAATTCAGGTGATTTCTGTGTTGTTGGATGCTTTCCACGAGGTGGGATTCTTGGCAACAGCTTCGACAGTGTTTATGTGCTTGAAGGAGTTGTACCTCCTGCTTTACAGGTCCAAACTcttgattgattatgtgagggGGTCGAGCAAATTGTGGTTGTTGCTCCAGAACCATTTTATTTCTGGTAATTTCCATGATTTGAATCAGGAAATCTCGACCCTTTTGGATGTTTTCCCTTTGGGTGAGATCGATTTATCTGAAGATATTAAGGAGCATTTTGAATTGTTGTGTAAGCAGTCGAGGAAGTCGAGATTGTTCATCGATAAGCACGATGATTTGTTGAGGTTTAAGCTATACCATTTCTTAAATGAATTTGAGAGTGGAAGGATTCCTGAGAGAGCTGCACTGCATTCATTTATCGTGGAGAAATTAAGGATTTGTGATGTGGAAAGTTGTAGAAATGAGATTGAGTTCTTGGAGGAGCAGACAGTGAATCATGATGGTGATATTGAACCTACAGCCTCAGTTTTGAATGGATTTGTGGCTTTGATTAGGTATTGTAGGTTCTTGCTGTTTAGATTCGAAGACGAAGGGGAATTGGGAGATTGGAATcgtaagaagataaagaaggGAATGATCACTCAGGAAATTGCAGATGCATTTATCGCGATCCCTAAGGATTTCTGCTGCCCGGTGTCGTTGGATTTGATGAGGGATCCGGTGATCGTATCCACGGGGCAAACATACGAGCGTTCATCCATTGCAAGATGGATGCAGGAAGGGCACTGCACGTGCCCGAAGACAGGGCAGATGCTTGTTCACACGAAGCTCGTGCCTAACCGTGCTCTCAGGAATCTGATCATGCAATGGTGTATGGCGAATGACATACCCTATGATCCACCGGAGAACTCGGATTACCCTTCCGAGTGTGCACTAGCTGCGTCCATGAGCAACGCAGCCATTGAAGCGACTAAAGTGACTGCTCATCTGCTTGTCGAGCAGCTTGCTAACGGGACCCCAAGGGCCAAGACTGTCGCTGCCATGGAGATTAGGCTGCTCGCCAAGACAGGGAGGGAGAATCGGGCTTGCATTGCTGAGCTTGGCGCCGTTCCTCTTCTCAAACGGCTGCTTTCCTCCGAAGATGTGTTGGCGCAAGAGAATTCCGTCACTGCCATCTTGAACCTGTCGATATATGATAAGAATAAGCGCTTGATCATGGAGGTAGAAGGATGTTTGGAAGCCATTGTTGAGGTTTTGAGATACGGCCACACCGTCGAGGCCAGGGAAAACGCTGCGGCCACTCTGTTCAGCCTCTCCGCTGTCCATGAGTACAAGAAGGCGATAGCTGACCAAGAATGGGCCGTTGAATCTCTGGCCGGACTCTTGAGAGAGGGAACGCCCAGGGGGAAAAAAGATGCCGTCACAGCTCTCTTCAATCTATCAACACACAACGACAACTGCTCGAGAATGATAGATTCAGGTGCAGTGACGGCGCTAGTGGAGGCACTGGAATCCGAAGTTGTATCCGAGGAAGCAGCAGGCGCGCTGGCTCTTATAGTGCGTCAGCCGTTAGGGGCTGCAGCAGTGGCGTCCGAGGAAATGGCAGTGGCGGGGCTCATTGGCATGATGCGATGGGGCACACCACGTGGTAAAGAGAACGTGGTGGCAGCATTGCTCGAGCTGTGTAGGAGCGGTGGAGCAGCCGCGACTGAGAGGGTTCTGAAGGCTCCAGCTTTGGCCGGATTGCTGCAGACGCTGCTCTTTACAGGGACGAAACGCGCTAGGAGAAAGGCTGCGTCGCTTGCTAGAGTCTTCCAGAGGTCCGAGAACGCGCAGTTGCATTTGGGCGGATTAGGCGTCGGATATGCCTTTGCTGGGAACTCAGGTGTGGCTAGAGATGCAACTTTTGCTGCTGATGTTTCCATGCCTATGTCCATTTCTCTTCATGTATTATAGTTTTCATCACCTATGAATTGGTTGTGTTGTATACCAGTTTTCTTTTCTGTGTAATACTTGCATCAATTTTTTTGATTCAAATATGAATTATATCCTCAAGTTCAACTGTTTTTTGTCCTAAATAGATAAAACAGTtatgcattttattttatttggcaATTTTAGACACAGATACAAACAtgcaacaaaattaatggaTTAGTGTCCAGCCTTATCATGTTTGTGTTTGGTCTCATCGTGTCTACACGATAAGGGCCCAACACACAAGAAATTGCCAGCCCTACAATCTGTACAGGTAGTTGAAGAAAATTGAATCTGAAGAATGATCATACAGTAAGTTTATGCTTAGGATACTgaatcatctctctctctctctctagtatATTGTGGGTACAAGAATGTCAAAATCAGTGACAGTCCATTCTGCCACTTGATTGGGAGCTTTAAAAATCTCAGTTCCCAAATCTATGGATGTCCATCGCCTTGTTGCAGGTGCAGTGCTTGGATCCTGGTAAAAGTAAAGGGATTCCGACAGCCTCCCGACGTCGAGCTCCCAAGTTCTGGGATCTCCGATCCAGCCCTCCCCTTTCTTTGTTGGATAACCATACTCACCCCAAACAGGATGAGGCACAATCTGCAGAATCTCCTGTGCCTGAGGGTTACTATATGGATCACACACAATGTTGGGTGCTTCTGCGTGCTCCGCATTCCCAGGGGCGCAGTACAGGTGATACGCCTCGTAGGGGAAACGAGCGGTGTCACTGCGGTGCACACGGCTGCCGTTTGGGAAAGTGTGGTATGGTGGGCAGAGTTTGAAGTCCTCCGGATGGCACCATGAGGGCGTCTCCGGATTCAAGATCATCTCGTTGTAACGCGTCACGTCTGAAGTCACGTTCCCGTCGCATGGCTGCCCGTTGTTCTTCCAGCAGCTGCCGATGTCCATCAAGTAGAACTGGCTGCTCGGCCCTCCGCTGCTAATCACATTCAGACTGAATCTCACTACAAAATCAGGTGATTCTGGTAACTGCATGATTGCCAAAATTGAGGTCGTAAACTAGTGTAAAACTGCAAGAAAATGAGGTGATCACTATATTCTTGAACTTACTATCTTCATCATTCCCCTTGTAGGGTAGTGGTAGCCACCGGAAAATCCGGTGGTGGCATCGGCTCTCAGATAAAGCATCAGCCACGGATACTTGACGGACGTTCGTACAACATGGTGAAAGATCCAGCTTCCTTCCCCAAGCTCCTTCTCCCAAGTAACCGAATGGTAAGAAAAGTTGCCTTCTTGCATCCCTTTGCTAGGATCTGAATCCAAGTCCCACGAGCCGTAGAAACGGCCCCTCAGTCGAGTTCTGTTAGGCCCTTGCAACGAGGTGTAGTCGTGGTAGATCAATGGTTGATTCATGCAGCCTTTTCCGAAGCAAGGAAACTGGCTGTCGGGGCCGTAAGGGCCTATTTTTCGCCCGTTTTGGGGGCATCTACCGGCATAGGTATCCATGTTGCCGTTTTTTAGCATGATCATCCAAAACTGCCATGGATTGGGTATGTCTTCTACTTGACATTTACTCCCTAAATAGAGCTCTTTCTCAGCTGCATATAGGTCAACATTTGTGAGTGAATCTTGATCGACTCCGAGAAATGGCTGCCCAATTCCCAGCCGGTTTTCCTCCTCCGTGACACGGTGCACGAGCACGTACGGCACTTGGCTGCAGAGTGAGCACTGATCTTCTCCTGCAGAGATAAAAAATTGATATGATTATATGTGAAACTTGATTGTGTTTGAATCGAATTAGTACGATTtcaatgaagatgaagatggatAGAAACTGACCTTGTTGAGGAGAAGCTTTGTATATGTCAAAGCAATCAGCTGCTCTTGGACTTCCCATGTTAGGTGCTTCCTCTCCGACTTCGTTGCATTGATTCCACGACTCTATCGCCACTCTTAGGGCGTCCCTTTTCATGCCCGGATCCCCGACTGCAGATACATCCCCGCCTTCAAAACTCAAACAGACGACGCTTGAAAGAGAGACGAGGATCAAGACTGCAGTAAGAACCATGTTGCAAAGCAAAGAATCGCGTCGTCTCTTTGATACTACATGCAATTTTGGAGTTTTAAATGTATGTCTCCATCTTCACAAACTCCTCTTGATCAAGAAATTGCTTTAGTTGAAGTATGATCAGTCAAAATGGTTAGTGATTTTGATATCCGTAGAGTAATAGAGACTTAGCTTTTGCTATTTCAAGTAGTTGGTATTTACAGTTGTTTTCCTATAATTGATTAGGTTGGAAGTTTGAACAAAACCCATTATCCAAAATCATCTTTTTCCACCAGAAATTATCATCATTGAATTTGAAATGCCAGCTGAACTAATATTGATGTGCCCCATTTTGATATTTGGTGTACATGTTGTAACTCCAAAGAAAGGGATAAAGGCAATTTGTAACTAGTAGTATATAAGTAGGGAAAATTTGGCATTCTTGATTTCAAAGTAATGCCAAAATCATGCCTACAAGAAGAAAAAGTGTGAGGAACTGTCATAACTTAACCTACAAATATACTttctaacaaaaaataaatactccattcgtcccatatgcttaggcttgttttccttttttgaatgtcCTATTTATATAGGTTTGTTTCcataaagtaatatttttttactcatttactattatatccctaatttaattctttaatttactcccactttaatacatcattaaagaataaatatgggcatactagaaaatttacttatatatttttatttttaatgatttttcttaatctttgtgaaaatcTCAATCAGCCTACCatatgagacggagggagtaaataaaAGATTCACATCAAGTAGTAGCTTTACCTCATCCTATTTGGAgattgagggagagagagggggccGGGCTGTGTAAAGAAACTCCTGATTTTTGACCATGACTTAAGAGAAATATTGTTTGCAGTAATTGCAAACCACGCAACttgatttttaaatattttaaatatatatagtttatgcACATTCGCtttttgaatattttaaatGTCCTGAATTTATAGAGAATAAAAGTAATATTGTACTCCGTTTgagataaattaaataataaaattatggaAGGAAATTTTGTGGAGACATTTATAAGGGTAAAAAAGAGAGATAAACTATAtgggaaagaaaaataaataatacccATCttgatataaatttttgtttagTTGTCTTTTTTATACAAATACTATAATCTGTTGCTCTTTTGATAAATTATCCCCATAAGATCACTTTTAATTAAACCACCCAAACCCTGCAGTATATAAAAAGTATGGCTTTATATGGAGGTTGAGAAAAGATGCCATATTTTGTGTATTGTATTGTACCTCACTTAATATCATGGAAAGGGATGGCTTAACCAAAGCGAAAGTGCAATGACATTTTTGGTATGCATTTCTTTCTGTTCCATGGCTGATGAGAAATTGAGAATGTACcacaaattatatatttttgataaaaaaaaaaaaaaatcttgtcaCTTTCCTTGATAATTAAAATGATCGataattagaaaattaaatattcttctcgtaaaaagaaaatatgaaattgTTTACATTAATATGGTCAAATCCAACTTCATGCActcacactacaaaaaaacatcatattaccgacggcattcgGACACGGCCGCCGATGATATACTTTACcaacggcgccgccgccggcaattcgCCGTTGCTAATCGGCTCGTCGGTAACGGCGTTAACGACGGCGACCGCATGCCGTTGGCAATTAACGACGGCGATGCCGCCGCCATCCCTCGTCGGAGAACGGCGGAGCTGTGCCGGAGATTTACCGGCGGTAACCgtcgtcggtaattagcgacggcgtgGTTACCGTCGGTAAAATTCGCCGGACGGTGGCCGAGAAGTCGCCGGAAACTAACGTGGATACCAACGGcgattgccgtcggtaatcagcgACGGCTTTGTTGCCGtcgataatttttttatttttatttcggtaatttttttatttttatttttttatttgtttttttattttatttatttatttattaattctatttatttatatattgtatttctataaattttttccgtatttatacggtattgtATAAGTTAGCCGAACTTCCGAGTCGGTCAcccaacttcccagtgggtcacccatcttgcttgtgctctgtgtcaagctcgtttaactttgaaattctttttgagtggtcaccagtacagaacacttgtattattgatatatctacacttattaattcatttaaatgctatatagtcactcatatatatttataatctttgaatatgtggagataatacctgaaaGATGATGTTAATTACTGATCGAGTtcgtttccgtccttatttttatcgtcggtaaaatatttaattattaaataaaaatatatatatatatatatatatatatatattaaaacattaatacaccaaaagtgttttaatttggttattgtaatgtgatttgaatttatttgtttacattaaatacaatcatcatcatcattgccataaatatataaaacatatatagttttaataaaacaattgaaatatatagttcaataaaacataaatttgaaaataaagtgcaaatgtaattttgtttgaaaacaatcatttgttgggagaagatccttaagaaatactccctccgtctcattaaaATTgaccacattcttttcggcacggaaattaagaaatgtattgttATGCTTTTAATTGAGTAGTCCATATTTTtaaatacacttttttttttttatcttaattgCTTAATTAGCAAATTTGCCAACAACCACTACAAATCTGCCAGCAACTCGTCGCCGCCGGCGACcggagcaccaccaccaccgaccAACCTCAGTTTTtcttactctttttttttagcACCGACCACCCTCAAAtctgccaacaaccaccaccaccgtcgccaacaaccaccacccacTCAAAAATCAGAAATCAAAAACCAGATCTTGCCCCCAAACACTGTGAAGGCGAGATCTTTAGAAAACCAGATCTTGTACCTGAAATCAAACGACCCTGCTGGGAGAGTACAGACGAGAGTGCAGACGAATGTGTTTGTGTGTGATTCAATTTAAAAACTCCCAAATCACTCAACAAAACTAGGCGATTCAAACTCTTCTTCACTATCGTCCCTCCGCCTCGATTCAAACGAGGCGAATAGAAGACGGCGATTTCAAATCTAGGGTTGGGGAAAGAGGGCGCTGACATGGCTGCTTGAGAGGGTGAGGGGCGACGGTGGCGGTCAGCTGGACGGGGCGACGATGACGGTTAGATCTGAGAGAGaacagagggagagagggaggacGACGAGGGGACCCATCGCTGCTTCGAGGGGCGAGAAGCGGCGGCGGCCATGGTGGTGACatcccgccggagaagaagataGGAAGGAGTAACGGCTGCTTTATGTGTGAATAgggtgtgtgtgtttattttaaataagatttagggtttaattagtaacttaattagtgatcctaattaagttaaattattgcttattttagaaagtggccaagaataatgggacacccaaaaagaaaatgtggccaactttaatgggacggagggagtaatcaatttctatcccaaagggagaagatccttaagaaattgattaaatctatcccacaatatataataacataacatttcataaacacatagcacataacatttaatttaacaaaattatccaacatatataaattattctaacaaacaacttaaactaattgattaaactaattacacatttcattatatataaactaacaacttaaactaattgattaaaattaatcatgcttaatataatttaaaattaatcatgcttcatataatttatttataagccaattaaaaattaactcttcataattaattaactagatctaacaaataaatctatttaatcaacataaatacataaataaattaaataaataaataagagaaacAAAAAACGTAtggtggtggtttccggcggggtgtcgtgaagaaggcggcgGAACGGGGTCGTCGAACTGCAAGgaaaataagtgaaaattaaataattatatatataattaaaatgagagagatctagagagagagaaagttacTTGggcgtcggcggcggcggcgggtggcgaccggagaaggagaagcagcagcagcaggggagggggggggggggggctgggGGGGTAGGGACAAGGGTGTGCGGCGCAAAAGTGGGAAAAGAAGGGCTGCGCGAGCcctaatattatttaattaccgacggcatttacCGTCGCTAGTTAGTGACGGTAAAACGCCGTCGGtattcatataaaattaaatatgtaatgTCAATAAtataattaccgacggcgtcgCCATCGCTAGTTAGCGACGGCGGTTTTACCATCGGTAATTGGTCGGTGACTGAGAAAGGGCGGGTCGCCTGAAATGCCACCGccttgccgccggtaattaccgatAGCCTCTTCGTCGTCGCTatttacgcgtttttttgtagtataataattttttaactaTGAATGATGGTGCTTCGATGTTTGAGATATGTACTGTGTCAATCTTATTCATGTGCAATAAACTGCAAAGTATATAGGAGAAGTAAATCACTCTTGAAAATAAAACGTTTGTGATATTCAAATTTGAGACCTTTACTTCAAAAATACTTGCTCTACCTTAAAGtaagaattaattaatatataagagGGCTATAACTCACACATGCTTCTGTTTTTTTGAGGATACATGCATACACCTAAACCTTTTAAACCAACATTTCACCCAAAAAATGGAAACAATGTCCGAATTAGATAAATCTATATAGTATATGTCTTATTAATTTGTCCCAATTATATAGGCTCatggaaaagaaaattatacaagtaactTTTTAATATgccaatatttattatttaccgATACATTAATGTTtgttaatcaaataattaaacagATATATTCGTAAACGATTTATAAATGTATTACCTGTTATGAAAATTAGCCTATATTTTGGGAcatcagaaaaataaaataagtctATTTAATTGAGACGGATAGAGTATATTTTATCCACGCGGATGAGGACGATAGAGATGAGAAGAagttggatgattattttgcgCACactaaaattcatatttttttcggTGTGAATTTATGGatcttttataaataaatttgaaactaaaataattacttttttacTGGAAGAAATTGATTGAGGAAAATGATAGCTAGTAGTATAAGATAATGTAAAAGTTCAAAATTTGAAGACTTTTTATCTTCAAAAAAGTATCTCTTGCCATCAAAATCCTAGAAGtaggtaattttttttagaggtggtctcctgtacacccgggtgtaccgtacactcgGGTTGTACCCGATCCGAATCCTGACCTAGTTGAACTATCCTAACCCATTTTTTCTtagaatgacactaacactaacactaacacgaaaCGACACTAATACTAACACGATATTggaataacactaacactatttttttttacaaatgatactatttcgaaaaaaaaactaacattattttgttttacaaataaaattatttcaaaaatgacactaaaatgacactaacactatagcGAAATGACACGAATACTTGACATTCGGGTAGGATAGTCCATTTGGGTTAGATCCGGGTCGGGTACGACGCGGGTGTACCATACACCTAGAGGTGCCCACGGTTTAGTTCCCAATTCGAATCGAAACCGAACCGCCGATTCACGATTCCAAAATCTAGAACCAGAACCAAACCGAATATTGGTCCTCACGATTTCGGTTTGAACCGTGAACCAGCAGTTCCGGTTTCAAACCGTCGGTTCCCGGTTCAAACCATGGAACcgttatttattattattattattattatttttaaagtgttAGTTTAAAGTTTATAATATGTACACAATGTGAACTATTTATTTAGAATGTAAATGGTTGAGATTTATGTATTAGATGTGCGAAATTGGGAATGAGAGTTcaccattttatttatattgtaaAGGGTTGAAGTTtactataaattcaatgtgggatagaaTTTGAGATAGACAAAagtaaaagggttaattgcctataaatacacaaactatacccaaattttggtttttaaccaaatctattttttttggtcaaaaaatacataaacttttaattttttggaatttgacatGACCCCAAAACTTTGTTGGCCAATAATTTGATTAACTTAATTCTGATGACCAATCTGAAGGTACAGTTGGAAAGTTATTGATGTtgtctttctaatgatacttatattgttgggttttgatAATCGGAAGTggtcgaaaaaaagaaaaaatatagagtttcGTGACTTCGactttcatgccattttttttacCACTTCCGGTTatcaaaacccaacaatataagtatcattagaaagataacATTAAGAGCTTTCTAACGGTATCTTCGGATTGCCCATCAGAATTCAGACAATCAATTTATTTTCCGACGAACTTTCGGCTCcggtcaaattccaaaaatataaaagtttatgtattttttgaccaaaaaaatagattttgtcaaaaaccaaaatttgagtatagttcgtgtatttataggcaattaacccaaGTAAAAAACATAAAGAATGCACatgaaattatgatttttcaatacACATGTTTCCCACATcgaatttatactaaacttcaaCCATTTACTACCTAATGCTTATTTCTTATTCTCATATCTAATTCATCTAAATTTCAACTATGTATAACCTAAATAAATGGTTTAACATTGTTTAAATTTCATACAACACTTCaaaatttactaaaaaattaaaaaaaaaaaaaaaattggacggTTCTGTTCGGGATTATTGGAACCGGAACTGAACTGTGGAGCCACGATTACGGTTTTGGTTCGGAACCGTTGAccacggttccggttccgaaACTGTTGACCACGGTCCGGTT harbors:
- the LOC131013538 gene encoding U-box domain-containing protein 17-like translates to MASAAIFSSLRRPRSPSLDAFLAPVEVSNGAVLGILRAISAELLASFNKKTLFFQVKNCRNLIRKIQVISVLLDAFHEVGFLATASTVFMCLKELYLLLYRSKLLIDYVRGSSKLWLLLQNHFISGNFHDLNQEISTLLDVFPLGEIDLSEDIKEHFELLCKQSRKSRLFIDKHDDLLRFKLYHFLNEFESGRIPERAALHSFIVEKLRICDVESCRNEIEFLEEQTVNHDGDIEPTASVLNGFVALIRYCRFLLFRFEDEGELGDWNRKKIKKGMITQEIADAFIAIPKDFCCPVSLDLMRDPVIVSTGQTYERSSIARWMQEGHCTCPKTGQMLVHTKLVPNRALRNLIMQWCMANDIPYDPPENSDYPSECALAASMSNAAIEATKVTAHLLVEQLANGTPRAKTVAAMEIRLLAKTGRENRACIAELGAVPLLKRLLSSEDVLAQENSVTAILNLSIYDKNKRLIMEVEGCLEAIVEVLRYGHTVEARENAAATLFSLSAVHEYKKAIADQEWAVESLAGLLREGTPRGKKDAVTALFNLSTHNDNCSRMIDSGAVTALVEALESEVVSEEAAGALALIVRQPLGAAAVASEEMAVAGLIGMMRWGTPRGKENVVAALLELCRSGGAAATERVLKAPALAGLLQTLLFTGTKRARRKAASLARVFQRSENAQLHLGGLGVGYAFAGNSGVARDATFAADVSMPMSISLHVL
- the LOC131013540 gene encoding uncharacterized protein LOC131013540 produces the protein MVLTAVLILVSLSSVVCLSFEGGDVSAVGDPGMKRDALRVAIESWNQCNEVGEEAPNMGSPRAADCFDIYKASPQQGEDQCSLCSQVPYVLVHRVTEEENRLGIGQPFLGVDQDSLTNVDLYAAEKELYLGSKCQVEDIPNPWQFWMIMLKNGNMDTYAGRCPQNGRKIGPYGPDSQFPCFGKGCMNQPLIYHDYTSLQGPNRTRLRGRFYGSWDLDSDPSKGMQEGNFSYHSVTWEKELGEGSWIFHHVVRTSVKYPWLMLYLRADATTGFSGGYHYPTRGMMKILPESPDFVVRFSLNVISSGGPSSQFYLMDIGSCWKNNGQPCDGNVTSDVTRYNEMILNPETPSWCHPEDFKLCPPYHTFPNGSRVHRSDTARFPYEAYHLYCAPGNAEHAEAPNIVCDPYSNPQAQEILQIVPHPVWGEYGYPTKKGEGWIGDPRTWELDVGRLSESLYFYQDPSTAPATRRWTSIDLGTEIFKAPNQVAEWTVTDFDILVPTIY